A window of the Halobacterium hubeiense genome harbors these coding sequences:
- a CDS encoding calcium/sodium antiporter, which produces MAGTLLVDGAILLVGILLLYVGAEFLVAAASALALSHGVKAATVGVTIVAFATTAPELFVSATGALTASDSIALGNIVGSNIANIGLVLGASALVRPMEVDDKTLYQHGPFMFTAAVALVVLGLDGSIAAFDGVVLLALLAGFTGYLYYKSQQADDVALPEEVEMDEETTTAGVREYVTLAGAIVLLLAGSRALIVGGKGVLEAWGFGDLFIGLTIIAFGTSVPELATSLVSAIRGEAEFSIGNVVGSNIYNVLAVIGVVAVLVPITVSGSTIGYEFPVMLAFTVVALAVMAFGDRITRVEGAGLLAGYVGFVYFLLP; this is translated from the coding sequence CGATACTGCTCGTCGGCATCCTGCTGCTCTACGTCGGCGCCGAGTTCCTCGTCGCCGCGGCGTCCGCGCTCGCGCTCTCCCACGGCGTGAAGGCGGCGACGGTCGGCGTCACCATCGTCGCGTTCGCCACCACGGCGCCCGAGCTGTTCGTCTCCGCGACGGGCGCGCTGACCGCCTCCGACAGCATCGCGCTCGGCAACATCGTCGGGTCGAACATCGCCAACATCGGCCTCGTCCTCGGCGCGTCCGCGCTCGTCCGCCCGATGGAAGTCGACGACAAGACGCTCTACCAGCACGGCCCGTTCATGTTCACGGCCGCCGTCGCGCTCGTCGTCCTCGGGCTTGACGGCAGCATCGCCGCGTTCGACGGCGTCGTCCTCCTCGCGCTGCTGGCGGGCTTCACCGGCTACCTCTACTACAAGTCCCAGCAGGCCGACGACGTCGCGCTGCCCGAGGAGGTCGAGATGGACGAGGAGACCACGACCGCGGGCGTCCGCGAGTACGTCACGCTCGCCGGCGCCATCGTCCTGCTGCTGGCCGGCTCCCGCGCGCTCATCGTCGGCGGCAAGGGCGTCCTCGAGGCGTGGGGCTTCGGCGACCTCTTCATCGGCCTCACCATCATCGCGTTCGGCACCTCCGTCCCCGAGCTGGCGACGTCGCTCGTGAGCGCGATTCGCGGCGAAGCCGAGTTCTCCATCGGGAACGTCGTCGGGTCGAACATCTACAACGTGCTCGCGGTCATCGGCGTCGTCGCCGTCCTCGTCCCCATCACGGTGTCCGGGTCCACCATCGGCTACGAGTTCCCCGTGATGTTGGCGTTCACCGTCGTCGCGCTCGCCGTCATGGCGTTCGGCGACCGCATCACGCGCGTCGAGGGCGCGGGCCTGCTGGCCGGCTACGTCGGCTTCGTCTACTTCCTGCTGCCGTAG
- a CDS encoding sodium:calcium antiporter — MLRERLQHPLTALALATLLTAPWVGVFLTGGPDAYGFGEPTTVAVSGVAVLGAAFLLAWGAETAEKDVPPAFAIAVLAVLAVAPEYAVDALYAWTAGANAGTARGIEAANLAVANMTGANRILIGLGWSGVALFTVYKARSSKDAAVEQRGGLRSVVNLDPAIATEITFLLAATAYAFLVPLRGGIDIVDTVVLVGLFATYIAIIIRGDVSHDTEHVGVPAYLQQFRRPARVATVLALFAFSGAVIYTAVHPFAHGLEVLGENAGIPPFFMIQWVAPLASEAPELIVVVYLVNKARSTAGFNALISSKLNQWTLLIGTLAVVYSIAYGGVATLPFDEKQAAEIWITAAQSLFAIAILANLNIAVWEGVTLLVLFLTQVFVEFGIIRLVAEPRATELSILVLYAYTAVYLALAAVLLVKRRESVARLLRVTADGARSAFS, encoded by the coding sequence ATGCTACGAGAGCGCCTGCAACACCCACTGACCGCGCTGGCGCTCGCGACGCTGCTGACCGCGCCGTGGGTCGGCGTCTTCCTCACCGGCGGCCCCGACGCGTACGGGTTCGGCGAACCGACGACCGTCGCGGTCAGCGGTGTCGCCGTCCTCGGGGCGGCGTTCCTGCTGGCGTGGGGCGCCGAGACCGCCGAGAAGGACGTCCCGCCCGCGTTCGCCATCGCGGTGCTGGCGGTGCTGGCGGTCGCCCCCGAGTACGCCGTCGACGCGCTGTACGCGTGGACCGCCGGCGCGAACGCCGGGACCGCCCGCGGCATCGAAGCCGCGAACCTCGCGGTTGCGAACATGACCGGCGCGAACCGCATCCTCATCGGGCTCGGGTGGTCGGGCGTCGCGCTGTTCACCGTCTACAAGGCCCGCTCCTCGAAGGACGCCGCGGTCGAGCAGCGCGGCGGCCTCCGCAGCGTCGTCAACCTCGACCCCGCCATCGCAACCGAAATCACGTTCCTGCTCGCCGCGACCGCCTACGCCTTCCTCGTGCCGCTCCGCGGCGGCATCGACATCGTGGACACGGTCGTGCTCGTGGGCCTGTTCGCGACGTACATCGCCATCATCATCCGCGGCGACGTCTCCCACGACACCGAACACGTCGGCGTCCCCGCGTACCTCCAGCAGTTCCGGCGGCCCGCCCGCGTCGCCACCGTCCTCGCGCTGTTCGCGTTCTCCGGCGCGGTCATCTACACCGCCGTCCACCCGTTCGCGCACGGCCTCGAAGTGCTCGGGGAGAACGCCGGCATCCCGCCGTTCTTCATGATTCAGTGGGTCGCGCCGCTGGCCTCCGAGGCGCCCGAGCTCATCGTCGTCGTCTACCTCGTGAACAAGGCGCGCTCGACGGCCGGGTTCAACGCGCTCATCTCCTCGAAGCTCAACCAGTGGACGCTGCTCATCGGGACGCTCGCGGTCGTCTACAGCATCGCGTACGGCGGCGTCGCCACGCTCCCCTTCGACGAGAAGCAGGCCGCCGAAATCTGGATTACCGCCGCCCAGAGCCTCTTCGCCATCGCCATCCTCGCGAACCTCAACATCGCCGTCTGGGAGGGCGTCACGCTGCTGGTGTTGTTCCTCACGCAGGTGTTCGTGGAGTTCGGCATCATCCGGCTGGTCGCCGAGCCCCGGGCGACCGAGCTCAGCATCCTCGTCCTCTACGCGTACACCGCCGTCTACCTCGCGCTCGCCGCCGTCCTGCTCGTGAAGCGCCGCGAGTCCGTCGCGCGGCTCCTGCGGGTCACCGCGGACGGCGCTCGCTCGGCGTTCTCGTAG